One region of Synechococcus elongatus PCC 11801 genomic DNA includes:
- a CDS encoding cyclic nucleotide-binding domain-containing protein, which yields MEKRHFSAEEVIYRQGETSEHLYLIKSGQITLTSLYPETGEATEEVLGPGRVFGEVELIDGRPRDLSAKAASDCLLMSFERDEILDILFNRPEDSLVLGKSVFDHLKRIYSNDSLEADLARLKEEMNARIREAVIQHESRVVRSHNGMAAIAVPVVVLIVLAVGAYFFVNL from the coding sequence ATGGAAAAGCGTCATTTTTCAGCTGAAGAAGTGATCTATCGCCAAGGTGAGACGAGTGAACATCTCTATCTCATCAAGTCAGGACAAATTACCTTAACCAGCCTGTATCCAGAAACTGGCGAAGCGACGGAAGAAGTTCTAGGCCCCGGTCGGGTCTTTGGCGAAGTGGAATTGATTGATGGTCGTCCTCGCGATCTCTCTGCAAAGGCTGCTAGTGATTGCTTGCTGATGAGCTTTGAGCGAGACGAAATTCTCGATATTTTGTTTAATCGCCCCGAGGATAGCTTGGTCTTGGGCAAATCGGTCTTTGATCATCTCAAACGAATTTATAGCAACGACAGCTTGGAAGCCGATCTTGCTCGCTTGAAAGAGGAGATGAATGCTCGCATTCGTGAGGCGGTCATCCAACATGAGTCACGGGTCGTGCGTAGTCACAATGGCATGGCTGCGATCGCAGTTCCTGTTGTCGTGCTGATTGTGCTGGCAGTCGGGGCTTACTTCTTTGTCAATCTCTGA
- a CDS encoding urease accessory protein UreH domain-containing protein, with the protein MTDGLLLWLLGFFGSFGHCAGMCGPLAIAMQISQPQRDRWRFPLLLNVGRIASYAGVGALLGSLGSVLSLGGELAGLGSSFRDGLTVLTGIALICFGLSHLLPQALPRYLPGYQRAQQWLEAHLPALWQRLNQRLHWTTPLALGSVWGLMPCGFLYAAQLQAAAAASWQGGAARMLWFGLGTLPVMLGFGLLVEQWSRDRRSQLQQMAAVISVVVGAMTLWRSGDPMGDWSGYGALICLATALLARSLASLWSAPLRYRRFWGVSGLTLAILHSAQQLEHRFGWRPEAWQFLSPLARWGLGAGVVAVLLLLPLGITSSDRWQRRLGALWARLHQLAIPAFGLSALHASLLLLGGGVAGDAATQPFLAIAIAIAAVSVLIFRRQPFWQVHSKES; encoded by the coding sequence ATGACCGACGGATTGCTGCTCTGGCTATTGGGCTTCTTTGGCAGCTTTGGCCATTGCGCTGGCATGTGCGGCCCTCTCGCGATCGCGATGCAGATTTCGCAGCCCCAGCGCGATCGCTGGCGGTTTCCACTGCTGCTTAATGTTGGACGGATTGCCAGCTATGCCGGCGTTGGTGCTTTGCTCGGCAGCTTGGGATCCGTCCTGTCCTTGGGGGGTGAGTTAGCAGGTTTGGGCAGTAGTTTCCGCGATGGCCTGACTGTCCTGACAGGTATTGCCCTAATCTGCTTTGGCCTGAGCCATCTGCTGCCCCAAGCGCTGCCGCGCTACCTACCGGGTTACCAACGCGCTCAACAGTGGTTAGAGGCGCACCTTCCGGCCCTCTGGCAACGACTAAATCAACGTTTGCACTGGACGACGCCGTTGGCTTTGGGCAGTGTGTGGGGCTTGATGCCCTGTGGATTTCTCTATGCAGCACAACTCCAGGCGGCAGCCGCTGCATCTTGGCAAGGCGGGGCCGCTCGTATGCTGTGGTTTGGCTTGGGGACGTTACCTGTGATGCTGGGCTTTGGTCTCTTGGTCGAACAGTGGTCGCGCGATCGCCGCAGTCAATTGCAGCAGATGGCGGCAGTGATCAGTGTTGTGGTCGGTGCTATGACTCTCTGGCGTAGTGGCGATCCGATGGGGGACTGGAGCGGTTACGGTGCATTGATCTGTCTGGCCACTGCTCTCTTGGCGCGATCGCTGGCTTCACTCTGGTCTGCCCCATTGCGTTATCGACGCTTTTGGGGTGTTAGTGGCCTGACTCTCGCCATCCTCCACAGTGCCCAACAACTGGAGCATCGCTTTGGCTGGCGACCGGAGGCTTGGCAATTTCTCTCACCGCTGGCCCGCTGGGGGCTGGGGGCTGGAGTCGTTGCGGTGCTGTTGCTGTTGCCACTGGGCATTACGAGCAGCGATCGCTGGCAACGTCGCTTGGGTGCATTGTGGGCACGTCTGCACCAACTGGCGATCCCTGCCTTTGGATTGTCGGCCTTGCACGCCAGCTTGCTGCTCTTGGGGGGTGGGGTTGCCGGTGACGCAGCAACTCAGCCTTTCTTGGCGATCGCGATCGCGATCGCTGCTGTGAGTGTTTTGATTTTCCGTCGGCAACCCTTCTGGCAGGTGCATTCCAAGGAGTCTTGA
- a CDS encoding cyclic nucleotide-binding domain-containing protein, with product MEKHRIAAGACIYREGDISDSIYLVRAGEIEVTSLYPETGQVVEQTLRPGQLLGEMELVDGRPRTATAQARSECLLLEIQRSELLNLLQDSWQATAVLGKIHCDRLSKLLYESSLEAELARLKLEMHLKIREAILQHEQRVIQSHHGMLAIAIPILLLAGWLCWSWTVPMGSAYVASF from the coding sequence GTGGAAAAGCATCGGATTGCTGCTGGTGCCTGTATTTATCGTGAGGGTGACATAAGCGACTCTATCTATCTTGTTCGAGCTGGTGAGATTGAAGTCACCAGTCTTTATCCCGAGACGGGACAGGTGGTTGAGCAAACGCTCAGACCGGGTCAGTTACTGGGAGAAATGGAACTCGTCGATGGTCGCCCCCGAACGGCAACTGCTCAGGCACGGAGTGAATGTCTCCTCCTTGAAATTCAGCGTTCAGAATTGCTGAACTTGCTTCAAGATTCTTGGCAAGCCACAGCAGTTTTGGGAAAGATCCATTGCGATCGCCTCAGTAAACTCCTCTACGAATCCTCATTGGAGGCCGAACTCGCACGGCTGAAGTTGGAGATGCACCTCAAAATTCGCGAGGCCATTCTGCAACATGAGCAACGAGTGATTCAAAGTCATCACGGTATGTTGGCGATCGCCATTCCCATTCTCTTGCTCGCAGGTTGGTTGTGCTGGAGCTGGACTGTTCCAATGGGTAGCGCCTACGTTGCCAGCTTTTAG